Genomic window (Penaeus vannamei isolate JL-2024 chromosome 7, ASM4276789v1, whole genome shotgun sequence):
CGAAGGAACTCATTCAGAAATGGCTTCATTTCTTcgcagtctctccctctctctctctctttctttttttctttctttctttctttctttctctcttgctctctctctttctttatctctcgctctctctttctctctctttctctctctctctctctctcgctctctctctctctctctctctctctctctctctctctctctctctctctctctctctctctctctctctctctctctctctccctctctctctctccctctctctctcccctccctctctctccctctctctctccctcctctctctctctccctccctctctccctctctccctccctccctctctctcccctctccctctctctccctctccctctctctctctccctccctctctctccctccctctctctctctctctctctctctctctctctctctctctctctctctctctctctctctctctctctctctctccctctccctctccctctctctctctctctctctctctctctctctctctctctcccctctctctctctctctctctctctctctctctctctctctctctctctctctctctccctctctccctctctcctctctctctctctctctctctctctccctctccctctccccctctccctctctctctctctctctctctctctctctctctctctctctctctctttctttttcttttctttctctttctttttctttctttctttcgcttcctttgtttctttgtttctttcttctttctttctttttttctttctttctttctttttttctttctttctttcttttttttctttctctttctttctttctttctctcactctttctttttctttctctctctctctctctctctctctctctctctctctctctctctctctctctctctctttctctctctctcggtctctctctctcactctctctatttctctctctctctctctttttctctctctctctctctctctctcgctctctttctttttctctctctctctttctttttttctctctctttctttttctctttctttttctctctctttttttctcactctctttctttctctcctttctttgttttctctctctcttttctttgttttctctctctctctctttgtctctctctctctctctttgtctctctctctctctctctttctttttctctctctttgtctctctctctctctttctttttctctctctttctctttctttttctctctctctctttttctctctctctttctttttgtctctctttctttctttttctctctctctctctctctctctctttttctctctctttctttctttttctttctctttctttctttttctctctctctttctttctttctctctctctatctctctttctctttctctttctctctctctctctctctctctctctctctctcctctctctctctttctctttctctttctcttctctttctttctctttttctctttctgtctcctttttcttttcttttttctttctctttctctgtttctccttctatttctctttctctgtttctccttctctttctctgtttctctttctttctctctctctctctccctccctttctctctctctctctttctctctctctctctctctctctctctctctctcttctcactttttttctctctctctgtctgtctgtctctttctctccctctctctttctctttctctgtttctccttctatttctttctttctctgtttctccttctcttctttctttctttctttctttctttctttctctctctctctctctctctctctctctctctctctctctccctctctctttctctctctctctttctctctcctctctctcttctctctctctctctctctttctctccctctctttctctctctctttctttctctctctctctttctctctctgtccctcgctctctttctctctctgtctctgtctctgtctctgtctctctatctctatctctctctctccctccctctctctctacctctctccctccctctctctctcctccctccctccgtctctctctctcctccctacctccatctccctctccctctctctctcctccctccctccatctctctctctctccctccctctctcctcctctccctctctctctcctccctccctccctctctctctcctccctccctcctctcctccctccctctctctctctctcctccctccctccctctctctctcctccgtctctctctctctctcctccctccctccctctctctctcctccctccctctctacctctcctccctccctctctctccacctccctcactctctctctctctctctctcctccctccctccctctctctctctctctctctccctcctctctctctctctctctctctctctctctctccctctctctctctcctccctcccttcctctctctctcctctcctcctctctccctctccctccctctctctctctcctcccttcctctctctctccctcccttcctctctctctccctcccttcctctctctctccctcctcctttcctctctctccctcctcccttcctctcctccctccctcccttcctctctctctctctcctctctctccctcctcccttcctctctctctcctctctctctctcctctctctctctcccttctctctctctccctcccttcctctctctctcccttccttcctctctctctcccttcctccctctctctctcccttcctccctctctctctcccttcctccctctctctctctcctccctccctctctctctcctccctccctctctctctctctccctccctccctctctctcgcacacaggagagagagagaaaaaaaaagacattttcagAGCCAGATGAATTCGAGTGCGTTCTCCAACCTGACAATACCGCACGGGCACAGTCGACCACCCCGTCCTCGCCTTCCCCTCGAACCGTTTAATATGCAAAGgaacgcacacagacaccaaaagaaagaggggaaataaaccCGCAAGCCTCTCGCAAAACATAATTACAAGTGAAAAACGTTTCCTGTCCTTTAGAGTTGGGGTTTAATATTTCAGAGTCGTGCAGCTGCCGGGTTCTGCCCCGACCAGCGCCGCCGGACCGAGCCAGCTGTTGCCATGAGGAGACCAGCGAGACCGGCCGCATGTCAGGAGCGCATGTCACTAAATAACGAACGGTATCATCACGCACCTCGCGCACCTCCGGGCGACGGGGACATCATTAGCTCCGGTCCCAATGTTTCCCGTGGAGCTGAATGCCGGCGGAGGACTTCATTTGGcttcttgcgtgcgtgcgtgcgtgcgtgcggaggggggggggggctcggaggTCTTGAGCTGGTTGCATCCTTAACATCCGTCTATTCAGTTGCTTTCGTTTTGTTCACTCTTTCTCCGACTttgttattcattctctctccatctctgtctatgactcctttatttgttttcttcatattctctcttcatctctatgacgccctttatttgttttcctcctattctctcttcatctctatgaccccatttatctgttttcctcctattctctctccatctatgtcTATGAcccctttatttgttttcttcctattctctcttcatctctatgaCCCCTTTATtagttttttctctattctctctccatctctatgaccccctttatctgttttcctcctattctctctccatctctatgaccccctttatttgttttctctattctctctccatctctatgaCCACCTTTATgtgttttctctattctctctccatctctatgaccccctttatttgttttcctccatttctctctccatctctatgaccccctttatttgtttttctctattctctctccatctctattaaCCCCTTATTtgccttcctcctattctctctccatctctatgaCCCCCTTATttgttttcctccatttctctctccatctctatgaTCACCTTTATGTGTTTTCCTCCTGTAAAATACAAATTATTGCGACATTTCACCTGCGAGGGCAATCATTTCTTTTCGATCGAACAGCAAAAGGAGGAAGTTAGTCCACCTCGCAAAGCAGTGCTTGCTCCCTTATCGAAACACCGATTTTTATGCACTTCCTATCtggcacaaagaaagagagaggcagaaagagggggagaatggagggagacagagagaacaaaaaagaagaaaagaccagaCAGAATCAGAggtaaagacagagagggagaaaggtagagagactgAAAAGGacatatcagacagacagacagacagcacatatgcaaaaagagaaagagagagaagagaggatgcaccctcacccacacccacgtagAATATTAACAaccccacacaagcacacacgcgcgcgcgcattgcTGCATAAACAAGCCATCACATCTCCAGCGAAGGCACTGCAGGCCGAGACTACACGACCGCCCAAAGCACGGCGTGGAATCAAACGTAAGCAAACAATAGGCAAGTCAAAGCTCATCAAGCACAATGGCTTTGCTACCTAGGGCGGTAATAGAGCAGCTGCGGCGAGGCAGTGCGGGCGGGGCGGCAATCAGGTCAAGCAATGAGGCGCCGTGGTTTGCGCTGGCTCTCTGCTGCTTATTTAATGGGattggggaatggggagaagaagaaggaggggtggagaagaaaggaaagaaaagaggaaggaaggagggggggggagagggaggaagaggagagttaaagaggaagagagagagagaaatgaagcagacaagcagacaggcagacaagcaaacagagatACAAacggatacacagacaaacagacaaacaaacaagcagacagacacgcagaaacacacacaaacacacggacagacagaggaaggcagaaagagagagagagaaattcccagACCGAGACCGAGGGGAAAaagcgagaggggaaaagaagaggcgaAAATCCCGCGACCATTGAAGAGCGAGAAAAAGCGAGGGCCGCGGTGACAAGAGGCGTCGGCGGCGATGATAGCGATAAGGAGGAGCGGGATGGTGATAAgacgggtggaggtgggggtggggggatggaggggtatcATGATAGTGAATGGCAGGAGCGATAGGGctcgggggcggcgagggaggctgCGGTTGTGCCTGCTTGAACCACCCACCATGCCGCCATGATGAACAAACCAGTACACACGCTCTCGGGCCcaaccaaaaaccaaaacacgtgacgtcacagggggggggggtccttgaggcggactggagggagagagagaagggagggggggtggagggggagaaagaatgagaaggagaaagaggaggaggaagaagacgagggggagaggaaggaggagaagaagaggggagagggagaaagtggggaagggaggagaaagaagagggaagatgtagaggaggaggggggacgaggagaaaagaaggaggaggaagaggataaagacgaagaggaggagaaggacgaggagggggaggagaagaaggaggaagaggaggataaaaaaagatgaaggaggaggaggaagaggaggataaaaacgaagaggagaaggaggaggaggaggataaaaaagaagaggaggccgaggaggaagagatgaaaaggggaagatggaggagcagAGGCGGCGTGCCCTGCGAGAGGCACTCGGGGGCCAGCGAGGGAGGGCCGCCGCCTCGTCTCGGACACCGCCGTTAGTTTCGCctgatcattttccttattattcttgcacttgtcttttgtttttgatgttcctacacacacacatacacacacacacacacacacacacacacacacacacacacacacacacacacacacacacacacacacactcttactcgtcttcttcctcccacctctgcctcctcctccctccccttctcctcatttaCCATTGCCTTTGCCATCAACACCACCAATATCACCACCtccacgtccacctccacctccgcctggaccacctgctccacctccacctccgcctggaccacctgctcccccccacctccgcctggaccacctgctccacatccacctcctcctgaaCCACctgctccgcctccacctccgcctggaccacctgctcctcctccaccaacgcctggaccacctgctccacctccacctccgcctggaccacctgctcctcctccaccaacgcctggaccacctgctccacctccacctccacctccgcctggaccacctgctccgcctccacctccgcctggaccacctgctcctcctccaccaacgcctggaccacctgctccacctccacctccgcctggaccacctgctcctcctccaccaacgcctggaccacctgctccacctccacctccacctccgcctggaccacctgctcctcctccaccaacgcctggaccacctgctccacctccacctccgcctggaccacctgctctacctccgcctggaccacctgctccacatccacctccacctggaccacctgctccacctccactttctgctggaccacctgctccgcctccacctccgcctggaccacctgctccacctccaccaacgcctggaccacctgctccacctccacctccgcctggaCCActtgctccacctccacctccgcctggaccacctgctctcccccacctctgcctgaaccacctgctccacctccgcctggaccacctgctccgcctccacctccaatGGACCACCTGCTCCACATCCACCTAAGCCTGGACCACCTGCTCcgcttccacctcctccgcctccacctccgatggaccacctgctccacctccacctccgcctgaaCCACCTGCTCCGCCTGgaccacctgctccacctccgCCTGGACCAcatgctccacctccacctccgatgGACCACctgctccgcctccacctcctggTCCACctgctccgcctccacctccgatGGACCACctgctccgcctccacctccaatGGACCACCTGCTCCACATCCACCTAAGCCTGGACCACCTGCTCcgcttccacctcctccgcctccacctccgatggaccacctgctccacctccacctccgcctgaaCCACCTGCTCCGCCTGgaccacctgctccacctccgCCTGGACCAcatgctccacctccacctccgatgGACCACCTGCTCCGCCTCCACTTCCGATGGACCACctgctccgcctccacctccgatGGACCACCTGCTCCGCCTGgaccacctgctccacctccacctccgatAGACCACctgctccgcctccacctccgatGGACCACCtgctccacatccacctcctccgcctgaaCCACctgctccgcctccacctccgatGGACCACctgctccgcctccacctccgatGGACCACctgctccgcctccacctcctccgcctggACCACCTGCACTACCTCCGCCTGGAGCACCTGCTCCACCTCCGCCTGgaccacctgctccacctccgCCTGGACCACCTGTTCCACCTCCACGTCGGCCTGgaccacctgctccacctccgCCTGGACCACATGCTCCACCTCAACCTCCGATAGACCACCTgccccgcctccacctccaaTGGACCACCTGTTCCACATCCACCCAAGCCTGGACCACctgctccgcctccacctcctcctagtcCACCTGCTCCGCCTCCACTTCCGATGgaccacctgctccacctccacctgaaCCACCTGCTCCGCCTGGACCACCTGCTCCACCTCTGCCTGGACCACctgttccacctccacctccgatAAACCACctgctccgcctccacctccgatGGACCACCTGctacacatccacctcctccgcctggaccacctgctccgcctccacctccgatGGACCACctgctccgcctccacctcctcctggtccacctgctccgcctccacctccgcctggaccacctgctccacctccgcctggaccacctgctccacctccgcctggaccacctgctccacctccgCCTAAATCAcctactccacctccacgtcGGCCTGGCCCACCTGTTCCACCTCCACGTCGGCCTGGACCACCTGCTCCACCTTCACCCACCTCCGCCTCGACCACCtgctccacccccacctccgcctggaccacctccaccaccgcctcgACCACCTGCTCCGCCTCCGCCTGGACCACCTGCTACCCCTCCGCCTGAACCACCtgctccacccccacctccgcctggaccacctgctccaccccccacctcagtCTAGACCACCTGCTCCGCCTGGACCACCTGCTCCGCCTACATCTCCGCCTGgaccacctgctccacctccacctccgatggaccacctgctccaccttcgcctggaccacctgctccacctccgcctggaccacctgctcccccccacctccgcctggaccacctgctccaccccccacctcagtCTAGACCACCTGCTCCGCCTGGACCACCTGCTCCGCCTACATCTCCGCCTGgaccacctgctccacctccgcctggaccacctgctccacctccgcctggaccacctgctccacctccgcctggaccacctgctccacctccgCCTGGACCACCTGCTCCGCCTCCGCCTGGACCACCTGCCCCGCCTCC
Coding sequences:
- the LOC138862117 gene encoding uncharacterized protein, whose translation is MDHLLRLHLRWTTCSAWTTCSTSTSDRPPAPPPPPMDHLLHIHLLRLNHLLRLHLRWTTCSASTSDGPPAPPPPPPPGPPALPPPGAPAPPPPGPPAPPPPGPPVPPPRRPGPPAPPPPGPHAPPQPPIDHLPRLHLQWTTCSTSTQSTCSASTSDGPPAPPPPEPPAPPGPPAPPLPGPPVPPPPPINHLLRLHLRWTTCYTSTSSAWTTCSASTSDGPPAPPPPPPGPPAPPPPPPGPPAPPPPGPPAPPPPGPPAPPPPKSPTPPPRRPGPPVPPPRRPGPPAPPSPTSASTTCSTPTSAWTTSTTASTTCSASAWTTCYPSA